In the genome of Rhopalosiphum padi isolate XX-2018 chromosome 1, ASM2088224v1, whole genome shotgun sequence, the window aattttacattaactGCGATCATAGATATGAAAGTacactacatatatatacgaaaaGTACATTcgaaatgtatgttatattatggtatttttctcgttatattatgaatgtaaaCAATATCGAAACATAAGATCTAATACTGATAAATCTTTTATTTGGAGTTCTAAATTGAACTAAGACAGTGAATTTTAATCGGCTCATGTTTCCATGATTGAATGTGATTTATTTTCATCCCAACATAGTATACCCCGGTAACATCACTCTCGGTGCAAGACGTTAACCACAgtcataaatatgatttaaaaatcaatgacGCAAGTATATTATGACGCACTTGATTCCGGTCGAAGGCACTGGGGTGTTTGCAGGACAAAGGGTTCAGTTGGTTTATGATACGGTCGAAATGTAATCCATGCTTTTCCGTGGTCAATAATTCCTGTATTTcggaatagaaaaaaaaaactttatgagCTCAACAGGATCCTCCACTCgatgttacattttattaatccacgtatgtacaatgtacctaATATGGCAAAAAATATAAGTCGTAACTTTGCCATGTAAAACCATTGTTAAAAGACACAatactaatgttttttttttgtatcttaacatttttttttcttggttGGCTGATCCATATCCTACGAGCAGTGCAaactaagttttaatttaattcaaagacTAAGcgcatacatattatgtacaatagtattataagtgtataacacaattaaatcaacaataaaattattaattgctaTTTAGGGGAAAATGTGACacgataataaaaacaatgtttgaTTTTGTTTTCCAGGTTGTCCGAATGTTCGCTGTAGTagtgacaatttttttaatttgttggtTACCTTATCACTCGTATTTCGTATACGCATACCACAACAAAAGCATAGTAATCAAAACGTATGTGCAAGATCTATTTCTGAGTTTCTACTGGTTAGCAATGTCAAATTCGATGGTGAATCCGATAATTTATTACTGGATGAATCCTAGGTGTGTGGTAATTGTCTAATTGTCACGGTATTTTTGAATAAccgataaatattttgaaaacagatTCAGAGCTTATTTCAAGTTAATCATATGTTACTGCGGAGGCTTAAGAAACAGCGACAAAGCTTCTATTGATCTGAACGTGATTCGAATGAACGGTGAATCTCAATATTATTTGACCCGGACCAAATCAggtaacttatttaaaataaatgaaaaaagtaatataatagattagtATATTGTAGAATTCAGTCCTTACTCATTAAATAACACAGCACAAAATTAAAAGGTAGATAGgtaatacaaaattgtttatggtaataatttattactaataaaaaatacctcTCGAACGCATGAGGGATTATATGTTAAACGATTACTATATATAACAGgagataaattatgttaatcaatttataaatgcataagGATAgacaatttcataaatataaaattatagaaggAAAAATTGTTGACTGTAtgcataaatttaaaagttttaaaataaataatattatacttattttcaaaaacaacacAAATTAATAAGCAATTCACTATAAATTTATTACCCGTGTATTACTCTTAATGTATTgcataaatcaattaaaaattaaatattgatcaaaTTATGAATTCTAGAACGCAATATTATGACATAACTTACACAATTTCTTAGCGTAGATATTTGTAGgacattattcaaaaaaattatataatttatttaatttaattaaatgtatttttacttattcTTCGTTTTTTGCCATTGGCGTTCTATATATACACACGAGCTTTTGTAGTTAAGTAGCTTTTGAAATTCTATAGTGGAACGATTAACCAGGTCCAGTATCATTGGGAGTCCAACACTTACGGCGTCCACCAGAAACCCAAGTATTATGTCTACCCAGAGGCTACAGCGAAGTAGTACGTCATCCTCCAAAATcacgaaataatcaagaaacGACGTTGATTCAAAGGTAAAACACAAAATGTGAATAATACACTTCAAAGTTTATAAAGTAATCACGTCATTACTAAAAATGcaaaacataacaaaaatgtattattaaatttaatgccTGTCGGAACTCAATAAAAACGaattacattattgtaatattttttattggtagAAACTATgtctttgtaataataaattagacacTAGAAACAGTATTAGTATAACACTGGCCAGTGACCATCAACTttcttattacataaataatgatcaattaaaatgttatcatttttatatcaaGTGTTTTGGTTGACAACTGTATTACATTCAACAAACCTGAAAATAGAACATTAAATAAcgtattaacttttatattcattgagatacaacataataatatgtaattatgtagACAAATccgtattattacatttttcgtCAGGTATACaactctaatatataatatcctcAAGTCCGTATGTTTTAgtcttttctataaaatattattattacattatattttatatttcatattttataccataagTAGTAAGTAGTAAATACCCACacttttcatgaaaaatatttttttttaattatctaagatGCTTCGAAAACAATGGTTTCTACTACAAtagtgtggtttttttttagttaaaatataaaacggaAATAATGATCTGAAATAAATTaactctcaaaaaaaaaatgaaatatatatttatataaaaattaaatcgaatctttttatttattgaacaatCGAGTGAAATATGtttgaatattgtataacacaattatttaaaaaaccaaaaaattaaatctttatagGCAATTATGTTGTTAAATAACTAACTttacatttaatgtttatacagttATATCTAACATTTTACGACAACAAGTTGTCACCAACCATATGgtaatatgagtattataaacacctattacatttattaccttttttttttaaataattgtgattttataaataattaccaagACAAAATAATGATCATTACCATTTattccaaatatatatattattatttttagtagaaCTATTAACTCCGTACTTttgagagtatattatattatattgtaaatatgtatagataacTAAAGATACTACgactataataaaacaaacttttttttactatttttatttcaattcaaatataaatcaattaatacatattttactattagttctAGGCTTCAGAAACTACAGAAGACTAGAAAACTTTCTACACAGAAGCTTATCTATAATCAATGACGTCGATGATGAATATTGTATGAAGAtcctatttttgaaaattcaagacctattgtaaataatacgaCGACagccatttttgaaaaatgtccaTGTCACTCGGTCCCgtgtaaatacctataaaatattaaaaaaataattctgttaaataataatgttatgtcggtaaaaaatataaatatatatatttatttatttattgtacatacacTTTCAtgacatattttgaaaaatacttctAGCCAGATGAcagtataaaatagataaattaaacatatgttGGTTATATTCCccacaaattgtttttataggaattaaaaaaaatggccATACGAGTAAGtccacaataatttttttataaacgttttaagttagaattttgacaagTATTGTTAAattcacaaatattttcaaattattttttaattgaaattttctaagatatttaatatatatttatacattatagtattatatctaagatttgaaaattaaataggtacaagaTTCTTCGTgggtttttattaacaatttttcataaaaatattttcttattttgtagtaattaaaaacaaacaaatgctTGAAATTTGCACCAAATGTATGTAATGTAATGTACCTAATggtgtattttcaaaatatgttgacttttttttagatatttatagataatttaaaatttatttctataaatgtcaatataaaaattttcgCAGGGTCAAAagccttaaaaatgtaatagaaaattcttcataagttattattaatgctatttaaaaatattaaatgtacatagacattattttatttttactaacaaTATTGAGTGTATatccacaatatttttttacgaacgtttgaagttaaaatttagacgaaatgaaatatttaattgaacaataacaattttaattattttgttgtagttcaaaaatattattgttggggACAgatttttacgtatattattataacattttataataggtacacaatgaaattttcaaaacatatttagattatttttaagctaATGTCAATTAATACCACGAACCTATTCACATCGTTCTACGGTAGGCAATATTGAACCAAaagttaatatcaataataaattataaaaatatttactattataattataaaatatttatagtaaaataaatacaatattttcagaaaaatttaaGCAAACCTACCGTAattctaatagtaaaataaattactttaattgaaatatcatgaaatatactttacGATATGTGTTGACAAAGCGTCTTCGCTTAGAATCATTTTTCTTACACTTAACGCCTACTGTATAACACACTAGTTACCTATTTcccagttattttatttttattttttttacaaactcaCCATAAACAGTAGAAGTCGAATCGTCTCTTTTCCCGTTCGATTTTACTGGTATATATGATCCTTTCTGACCTCGATTACTCGCATctgcaatttatattattttatcatttaataactgTTTAAATGTAAGCAAAtattgtaagtacctacctTTGGAAGTGTCCTTACCCaacataaaatctataataacacaaattatgaaagcaatataattaatcaataataatgacaTCCTAATGAAACCACTCACTTTTAAATTGATTTCctctttttgtaacaatactagaGGCTGTTCTTGCTCTAGCTTTTGCTGACTGAGGTACTGTAttacataaaatcaaaaaaaaaaatgtttgacctCAGAAAGTTTCACATAGTTTTTCGGagaaaatgtatgaattaaaaGTAGCAGTAATAAACtcgtttgaaataaaaacattaactatGCAGCTATATTATCTACGGTAAATTtaacactattattaataactaatgtcTAAAATGGCTTACTATCTgcagaaaatgtaattttgcaGGTTCGTTCAACGACACCGTCATCGGTGATAAGAGAAGGATGACAGtagtaaactataaaaatatatgaactgataaaatttgtataggtatattttttaatttatatcagtaCTGAGCAAATAAAACTTACGTGGTAAGTCTTTTAGAAACGTGTCGCTATattgttgaacatttttttcttggACGGattcttgtaaaataaaaaataaaatggttagaTTAATATGGCATAGTAGCATACATTACATTTACACGGATACATAtcattatagttattgttaCCTGTTACGaatgttatgattataatagtCAAATAGCAAATGAACAGAAAACACACTCTAAACGGCTTCATTTTTCAAATGGAAGATTTCAGTAGGATACTTTGCAATTTATAGGAATATTACAAAGaaccaaaacataaatatatatacgcatagcGATCAAACACAGGcaaaaagtttattatactCGAGAGAGTTACGCGATTCAAGTTCTATCTCGTATTGTTTTTGAGTATTTACTCATTATTTCCGCTTCGATTGGATTGTCTTTTACATTCAGATGACGTAAGTATAGCCATtttgcctatatattatatcaattccAAGACCTTACCCGTAAAATTAAAACGTTGAATTCTATAGGATATACAAAATGTGCATACGATTTTTACTTAAAGTAATGCAAATCGTAACTTTGAAGAAATTCTAAGTGGTATACGCCCTTATTATTAtagatcatttaaattatttatgtttattaattaacatcaaACTGTAAACAAGCTGTAACAACAGTGGGGCAGAgaggtttaaattttaaactttaaaataacaatatactttggtatatatatatatatcaattatatgtataataagtaactttattattaaactataatgcATGACTTAGTGAACTTTAgaacttttaagtttttattagcTAAACTCGcatgtcaaaatatataattattgttattataggtattcaatACAAAAAGCATAATCAACAAGGAGAGCTTCTAATtgagtaaaacaaattaaatcattctataaataaaactatgatttaattaaatttgtactttTCAACCCATAAAACAGTATAATTCTAATTGTTAACaagaaattatattcatattcgtagtttagcataatattatatttaactctaCATTCTCGCAACATTATTTAACGCACTCGGCAAATTgctgtgtttaatgtttatataggtatgtaccaTTTTATGCAATCACACTTTAATTACCTAGTCATCTTAATTCGgctgaaataatattagttacatTTTCCCTTTCAAGACAAATTTATATACCCTATACAAGCATATGtactaaatatatcttatttctATTACAATTGGTGTTAAcgtgtttgtttattataaaattatatcgataTTAGGTGTTTTATATTCCTAAAGCCCActacaatatgtttattgtagGATTTCCAGTTTTGTTTCATTTGCAAAATGGAAATTGGCTTAAGCTACGTGTAtaagtataagtgtataacagcatattattattattattaaagcaaacaaaatgatttagaatatattatatataaaacctCTTTGTGTACGTGCTCCAAAgctaaaacattttacaaatgaTATGAtcaatgtttgtttatttacacTAGCTAACCTGCAGAATAATTCAGCATTACGTTTTATCCTTTCTTCGTTagaaacatatacatatttttattacgaccattacattatattaggaatacatttacaaataataattagtaacacGTGTCACGTACATTTTACATCTTTATGTgaacattttacaattaataagaaccatacaagtaataaaattaacacaatctcaacaaatatatttgtctaagtacaattaatatacttttttaagagGATGGCAATGCACTATTAGCTTTTCTCAGAAtgtttaaccaaaaaaaaaaaatatatatcacacGTGGGTcggagagagaaaacaaataatgcATCGATatcctattaaataattataaaaattgaatgttgatcataagataatatttttataagtatttcatattattttacaattttttctgtTTGAACTTTTATGTATAGATTacaatattgacattttattcatatattttcaatagtacATATCATTAGTAGTTatctataaaatcaataaaataataagcaacattatactattatcctGCAATAGACTTACAAcacaacattaatatttacctaaCACAAATAACATGAGGAAATAAAAACCAATGCTAAAATCATCAttaactcataagtcataactcttTACAATACAAAGTCCGGTTTCAAATAGGTACtatgaaaaaagtattatatttaaatgtctatTGGAGACATTAATGTGtactaaattttcaataattaaaatcttaagaaatgtaaaaaaaaaatgtattaactatattgGTGTATCGAATCATctgaattctaaataaaataaacaatattattcttataaaaacatccacattttaaaatcgtataataattcTGTTCATGACAGgaacaatgaaaaaatatttaaaaaatgtttacataacaAGTTTCATCAACTTGAACATTTTACTAAAcgtcttaaataaattaactgtcAAAACATACTATCAATTTTATCGgacattaaataactaaaatacaatCAAACTACTATTTACCtattcgtttaaattttaaagcttatACCTTAAATAAACTACacgctaataaataatattaacgtttaaatattgaaactaaaattaaaaacttaaatagatCAATTACCTATATCTAATTGGTATAGTGCAAAAtgcaaatgataataataataataatagttaataataaaaatgttgctaaaataaaaaagattaaaatatcaaatacgcATACCAGTCATCAGAGATTCTATAACCTATacttaaacacaattttaaatatattccatatcgatataatacaaaaattcagTTGAAATAAATAGGTGAAAAAAGTGCAAGTATATacgatacaattttaatattttattaccgatTGATTTTTATAGGTTTaccatcataataaattaagagAACTCAACAACAACTATTTCTATCTTTGTATAATAGACGTGGAACATAGaaagttaaaagtttttttttttttaaatgtatccaCCTAGTGAAATTTGTTGTTAAGTTTACTTGAGATCGTCTTTCCcgcgtttttttcttttattttcattttaattttgtcgaaaatttaaacatgataattttttaatgtaactttttttgaatttaaggagataaaataaaaaatgtgagaAAATATATGTCCAGTATACCTAACGACAAATTTAAATcagttttcaaattattatcactGTACTAAATATATCGGTACATTTGGTAAAGAGCACGTTTAAATTTCATGTTCCATGTGTATTAGA includes:
- the LOC132917970 gene encoding uncharacterized protein LOC132917970, yielding MKPFRVCFLFICYLTIIIITFVTESVQEKNVQQYSDTFLKDLPLYYCHPSLITDDGVVERTCKITFSADIPQSAKARARTASSIVTKRGNQFKNFMLGKDTSKDASNRGQKGSYIPVKSNGKRDDSTSTVYGIYTGPSDMDIFQKWLSSYYLQ